A stretch of Methanobrevibacter sp. DNA encodes these proteins:
- a CDS encoding bacterioferritin — MSDKEKTIEFLQFLVTGLAANSFGHRIQSKIFAGLGFQSLGDKYAAHATEELDFVEQFMDRILDLGGELKQEAAPEAPVFTDIVEFIEHDYNVSVEGIAYLNDVMESGILDATTYDLMKIYLKDEEEDMYWSEQQLDLCKMIGKQNYLTQLLINDQNGN; from the coding sequence ATGTCAGATAAAGAAAAAACAATTGAATTTTTACAATTTTTAGTAACTGGTCTTGCTGCAAATTCATTCGGACACAGAATCCAATCAAAAATATTTGCAGGCCTAGGCTTCCAGTCTCTTGGAGACAAATACGCAGCCCATGCAACCGAAGAGCTGGATTTCGTCGAACAGTTCATGGACCGCATCCTTGATTTAGGAGGCGAACTCAAACAGGAAGCAGCACCAGAAGCACCAGTATTTACAGACATTGTAGAATTCATCGAACATGACTACAACGTATCCGTTGAAGGAATTGCCTATTTAAATGATGTAATGGAATCCGGAATATTGGATGCAACAACCTATGATCTAATGAAAATATATCTCAAAGATGAAGAGGAAGACATGTACTGGTCAGAACAACAACTGGACCTCTGCAAAATGATTGGAAAACAGAATTATCTAACACAACTGTTAATCAATGATCAAAATGGAAATTAA